A part of Fusarium graminearum PH-1 chromosome 3, whole genome shotgun sequence genomic DNA contains:
- a CDS encoding ribosome production factor 1: protein MGFTKPPVQALKSANKLKRKELYVQYKKHQNKEKHEERHNRRREEAKDPELKAARLAKRKPATIDSKRVWDDVDDDSLGVQVDLERLKKRRIEEAEAAEQAAHEAAMRAEEELDEDDDVDSMLASDEEMDEERQAALEKKRERRAQRDTSVAPSTTSTNLDLTPTSLALKFPSLFTDVPAPEPKVLVTTSLNSTLHEQANVLCEFFPNSSYVPRSAHRYGHKYSLREICKYATNREYTAIILLKEDSKKPTGLTVVHLPSGPTFHFSITNWIEGKKLPGHGNPTNHYPELLLNNFKTPLGLLTAKLFMTLFPPKPEFQGRQVTTLHNQRDYIFVRRHRYVFREKRQTEKSIVGADGKEVKGVEGIRAGLQELGPRFTLKLRRVDKGIGRAGSDGDDATQWEWKAKMEKDRKRFNL from the coding sequence ATGGGCTTCACGAAACCGCCCGTTCAAGCGCTCAAGTctgccaacaagctcaagcgaAAGGAGCTTTATGTCCAGTATAAGAAGCATcagaacaaagagaaacatgAGGAACGACACAATCGCAGAAgggaagaagcaaaggaTCCTGAGCTCAAGGCGGCCCGTTTAGCGAAGCGCAAACCAGCTACGATAGACTCGAAGCGAGTGTGGGACGATGTCGATGACGATTCTCTGGGAGTCCAGGTGGACCTCGAGAGACTCAAAAAGCGTCGTATCGAAGAGGCCGAGGCAGCAGAGCAGGCCGCTCATGAAGCCGCTATGCGCGCTGAAGAGGAGCtggacgaagacgacgatgtCGATAGTATGCTGGCTTctgatgaggagatggatgaggaaCGACAAGCTGCGCTGGAAAAGAAGCGTGAGCGTCGCGCACAGCGAGACACCAGTGTCGCGCCGTCCACAACCAGCACAAACCTCGACCTGACACCCACTTCACTCGCCCTCAAGTTCCCTTCGCTTTTTACCGATGTCCCCGCACCAGAGCCCAAGGTCCTGGTTACGACATCTCTGAACTCTACTCTACATGAACAAGCCAATGTGCTTTGCGAGTTCTTCCCCAACAGCTCCTATGTCCCTAGATCTGCGCATCGATACGGCCACAAGTACTCCCTCCGAGAAATCTGCAAATATGCTACAAACCGAGAATACACAGCTATTatccttctcaaggaggaTTCCAAGAAGCCCACAGGTCTTACAGTTGTGCATCTGCCTTCTGGTCCGACATTTCACTTCTCAATCACCAACTGGAttgagggcaagaagctACCCGGCCACGGAAACCCGACAAATCACTACCCCGAGCTTCTgctcaacaacttcaagactCCTCTGGGTCTGCTGACAGCCAAACTGTTCATGACACTATTCCCTCCCAAGCCAGAGTTCCAAGGTCGCCAGGTGACTACACTTCACAACCAGCGTGATTACATTTTTGTGAGACGGCACCGTTACGTTTTCCGTGAAAAGCGACAGACAGAAAAAAGCATCGTCGGCGCTGATGGAAAGGAAGTCAAGGGCGTGGAAGGCATCCGTGCCGGCTTGCAGGAGCTAGGTCCTCGTTTCACcttgaagctgaggagaGTCGACAAGGGCAttggaagagctggaagcGACGGTGACGACGCGACACAGTGGGAgtggaaggccaagatggagaaggatCGCAAGAGATTCAACCTGTAA
- a CDS encoding vacuolar ATP synthase subunit c, translated as MYASFFGAIGCACSIVFTTFGASYGTAKSAGAIFQSGILRPDMLMQNTLCAIMAQILSIYGLVASVIMSNNIKEKMPIHTAFLQLGAGISVGLCGMAAGFAIGIVGDAGVRASSQQPRLYIGMVLILIFAEVLGLYGVIVSILMLTRSTEAAECRY; from the exons ATGTATGCT TCCTTCTTTGGAGCTATAGGCTGCGCATGTTCCATCGTCTTCACCACCTTCGGGGCATCCTACGGCACCGCAAAGTCCGCAGGTGCCATCTTTCAGTCCGGCATTCTTCGCCCAGACATGTTGATGCAGAACAC GCTATGcgccatcatggcccagATCCTGTCCATATACGGACTCGTCGCAAGCGTCATTATGTctaacaacatcaaagaaaaGATGCCTATTCACACAGCTTTCTTGCAGCTGGGAGCTGGTATCTCTGTCGGACTTTGTGGCATGGCCGCTGGTTTTGCTATTGGTAtcgttggtgatgctggAG TCCGTGCCAGCTCGCAGCAGCCACGTCTCTACATCGGCAtggttctcatcctcatctttgcAGAAGTTCTCGGCCTATACGGTGTCATCGTCTCTATCCTCATGCTCACCCGTTCTACAGAGGCTGCAGAGTGCCGGTACTAG